From Xenopus laevis strain J_2021 chromosome 7L, Xenopus_laevis_v10.1, whole genome shotgun sequence, one genomic window encodes:
- the sult2b1.L gene encoding sulfotransferase family 2B member 1 L homeolog isoform X1, translated as MQEILTLIYSNGDPTSVKTEYSWDRVPWIEQYTGRSKLENRPSPRLITTHLPFNLFPQSFFKTNAKIIYTIRNPKDVCVSMYFFSLIAQFLEYREDFQEFVSLFLSKDMSYAGWFDHVKGWLSFKDNPNFLLLTYEDMAKDLKSNVIKICQFLGKELDDAAINSVVENSSFKAMKDNEMSNYSAVPDYIFSKAKGAFHRKGISGDWKNYFTPEREREFDKIYQDLMTDVNLQFA; from the exons ATGCAGGAAATCCTAACGCTCATCTATAGCAACGGAGACCCCACATCAGTAAAGACAGAGTATAGTTGGGATCGTGTTCCCTGGATAGAACAGTATACTGGCCGAAGCAAACTGGAGAACAGGCCGTCCCCCCGGCTCATCACAACACATCTCCCTTTTAATTTATTTCCGCAATCTTTCTTCAAGACAAATGCCAAG ATTATCTACACCATACGAAATCCAAAAGATGTCTGCGTGTCTATGTATTTCTTTTCCCTGATTGCGCAGTTCTTGGAATACAGGGAAGATTTCCAAGAATTTGTCTCCTTGTTTCTAAGTAAAGACA tGTCCTATGCTGGTTGGTTTGATCATGTAAAAGGGTGGTTGTCATTTAAGGACAACCCaaattttcttcttctgacataTGAGGATATGGCAAAG GATCTGAAAAGCAATGTGATTAAGATCTGTCAGTTTCTTGGAAAGGAGCTGGACGATGCCGCAATAAATTCAGTTGTGGAAAATTCCTCTTTCAAAGCAATGAAGGACAATGAAATGTCCAACTACAGTGCAGTGCCTGACTATATATTCAGCAAAGCAAAAGGGGCATTTCACAGAAAAG GTATCAGTGGAGACTGGAAGAACTATTTTACTCCTGAACGAGAAAGAGAATTCGATAAGATTTACCAAGACCTCATGACAGATGTCAACCTCCAGTTTGCATAG